Proteins from one Ipomoea triloba cultivar NCNSP0323 chromosome 1, ASM357664v1 genomic window:
- the LOC116011316 gene encoding glucan endo-1,3-beta-glucosidase-like, with protein MAKTAAAFSLLLLLLSFLSGGTFALKNQQKTWCVAKPSSDETTLKNNINYACSNVDCKILQKGCSCFYPDNFINHASIAMNLYYQANGRNXKQNFNSKDER; from the exons ATGGCTAAAACTGCCGCAGCTTTCTCCCTTCTCCTCTTGCTTCTGTCCTTCCtctcag GTGGGACCTTCGCACTAAAGAATCAACAG AAAACATGGTGTGTGGCTAAGCCTTCATCAGATGAGACAACCttaaagaacaacataaactaTGCTTGCTCCAATGTGGATTGTAAGATATTGCAAAAGGGATGCTCTTGCTTCTACCCTGACAACTTCATCAACCATGCTTCCATAGCAATGAACCTTTACTATCAAGCCAATGGAAGGAACNAAAAACAGAACTTCAATTCCAAAGATGAACGTTAG
- the LOC116020176 gene encoding receptor-like serine/threonine-protein kinase At1g78530: MGNSRNLLPFYITVCVVSFVISKIVIAVLCYRRWKRKHMEVHDSLSAAGGKLVMFRTAKMKEVKSSALVKRTMKLSNKDIIGSGGYGTVYRLAMGGELSVCFAVKKLNRMSGEQDRGFEREVEAMADIKHRNIVTLHGYYTTPHYNLLIYELMPNGSLDKLLHGKCSNKKVLDWDTRLKIALGAARGLSYLHHDCIPHIIHRDIKSSNILLDDNMEARVSDFGLATLMQPDKTHVSTLVAGTFGYLAPEYFDTGKATVKGDVYSFGVVLLELLTGRKPSDEVFIEEGSKLVSWVKAVVASKREEYVVDSNLEKCPIDETIQVFNVAMMCLEYEPSKRPTMAEVVKLLEQIKLDALV; this comes from the exons ATGGGGAATTCTCGGAATCTTCTTCCATTCTACATCACAGTATGCGTAGTTTCGTTTGTGATCTCGAAGATTGTGATCGCGGTACTATGTTATCGCAGGTGGAAGAGAAAACATATGGAGGTTCATGATAGTTTGTCTGCCGCAG GTGGGAAGCTAGTGATGTTCAGGACAGCGAAGATGAAGGAAGTGAAGAGCAGCGCGTTGGTGAAGAGGACGATGAAATTGAGCAACAAAGACATCATAGGATCCGGAGGTTACGGGACGGTGTACAGGCTGGCAATGGGGGGAGAATTATCGGTGTGTTTTGCAGTGAAAAAGCTGAACAGGATGAGTGGGGAGCAGGACAGAGGTTTCGAGAGGGAGGTGGAGGCGATGGCGGACATAAAACATAGGAACATAGTCACACTTCATGGATACTATACTACTCCTCACTATAACCTTCTCATCTATGAGCTTATGCCTAATGGGAGCTTGGATAAACTGCTTCATG GGAAATGTTCAAACAAGAAGGTATTGGATTGGGATACGAGATTAAAAATAGCTTTGGGAGCTGCAAGAGGGTTATCGTATTTGCACCACGATTGCATTCCTCACATAATTCATAGAGACATTAAGTCTAGCAATATATTGTTGGATGACAATATGGAAGCTCGAGTGTCTGATTTTGGACTTGCCACTCTTATGCAACCAGACAAGACTCATGTTTCGACATTAGTTGCTGGAACCTTTGGCTACTTGGCTCCTG AATACTTTGACACTGGAAAAGCAACGGTGAAAGGAGATGTTTATAGTTTTGGAGTAGTCCTTTTAGAGCTTTTAACAGGAAGAAAACCGTCAGACGAAGTGTTCATTGAAGAAGGATCAAAGCTAGTAAGCTGGGTAAAGGCAGTTGTTGCAAGCAAGAGGGAAGAGTATGTAGTTGATAGCAACTTGGAAAAGTGTCCAATAGATGAGACAATCCaagtttttaatgttgcaatgaTGTGCCTTGAATATGAGCCATCCAAGAGACCAACCATGGCTGAGGTTGTTAAGCTGCTTGAGCAAATAAAGTTAGATGCTTTAGTATGA